Proteins from a genomic interval of Gopherus evgoodei ecotype Sinaloan lineage chromosome 7, rGopEvg1_v1.p, whole genome shotgun sequence:
- the SFRP5 gene encoding LOW QUALITY PROTEIN: secreted frizzled-related protein 5 (The sequence of the model RefSeq protein was modified relative to this genomic sequence to represent the inferred CDS: inserted 3 bases in 3 codons; deleted 1 base in 1 codon), whose protein sequence is MPGGTVLLALAALLAVGQDYDSPSWRPEQPPSGRGYGKQPQCVDIPPDLPLCHDVGYKRIWLPKLLEHDSLAQVKQQAGAWVPLLAKRCHGDTQLLLCSLFAPXCLDQPIYPCRSLCQVVRAXCAPLMEAFGXPWPHMLRCTRFPPDNPLGIAVQFGAARPPPSRICPRCETEQKAEGRMEQMCASEWGGEKGGSRSVPSLQIGLGWPCPGGPGTPDTRRLVLHMRKEAPCPCPQLAELRRLCLVLGRKAGGRALRGALYRRERGNWETRFALKFMFSYPCPCAMPRSPGPSSPRGPRLPGTPRNPPARHLWDSYPRLPGTPITTLLGTPGTPSPACRAPP, encoded by the exons ATGCCGGGGGGCACCGTGCTGCTGGCCCTGGCAGCACTGCTGGCCGTGGGGCAGGACTATGACTCCCCCAGCTGGCGGCCGGAGCAGCCCCCGAGCGGGCGTGGCTATGGCAAGCAGCCACAGTGCGTGGACATCCCGCCCGACCTGCCGCTCTGCCACGACGTGGGCTACAAGCGCATATGGCTGCCCAAGCTGCTGGAGCACGACTCCCTGGCCCAGGTGAAGCAGCAGGCGGGCGCCTGGGTGCCCCTGCTCGCCAAGCGGTGCCACGGCGACACCCAGCTCCTCCTCTGCTCGCTCTTTGCAC TCTGCCTGGACCAGCCTATCTACCCCTGCCGCTCGCTCTGCCAGGTGGTGCGGG CCTGCGCCCCCCTCATGGAGGCCTTCG TTCCCTGGCCCCACATGCTGCGCTGCACCCGCTTCCCCCCCGACAACCCGCTCGGCATCGCCGTGCAGTTTGGAGCAGCCAGGCCACCCC cctcCAGGATCTGCCCACGGTGCGAGACGGAGcagaaggcagagggcaggatggAGCAGATGTGTgctagtgagtggggtggggagaaggggggttcCCGGAGCGTCCCCTCCCTCCAGATCGGCCTGGGCTGGCCTTGTCCGGGGGGGCCTGGGA CGCCCGACACCCGGCGCCTGGTGCTGCACATGCGGAAGGaggccccctgcccctgcccgcaGCTGGCCGAGCTGCGCCGCCTCTGCCTGGTGCTGGGCCGcaaggcgggcgggcgggcg ctgCGGGGGGCTCTGTACCGCCGGGAGCGGGGCAACTGGGAGACGCGCTTCGCCCTCAAGTTCATGTTCTCCTACCCCTGCCCCTGCGCTATGCCCCGCTCCCCGGGGCCGAGCAGCCCTAGGGGCCCCCGCCTGCCGGGCACCCCCAGGAACCCCCCGGCTAGGCACCTCTGGGACTCCTACCCCCGCCTGCCGGGCACCCCCATAACCACTCTGCTaggcacccctgggactccttcccctgcctgccGGGCACCCCCATAA